In Bubalus bubalis isolate 160015118507 breed Murrah chromosome 3, NDDB_SH_1, whole genome shotgun sequence, a genomic segment contains:
- the HEXIM2 gene encoding protein HEXIM2 — translation MKDWEQKKVASPNQPPPAALEEAKISGTCGSPRTSPEPHDPGGSRPLTPRMESHSEEEDRPGAGGGLGWNGRSPRSQSLGACSAEAMLARKKHRRRPSKRKRHWRPYLELSWAEKQQRDERQSQRASRVREEMFAKGQPVAPYNTTQFLMNDRDPEEPNLDVPQGASHPGSSGESEAGDSDGQGRARGEFQQKDFSEAYERYHTESLQGRSKEELVRDYLDLERRLSQAEEEMRRLRQLRGCTSWRPCYQVEELAAEVERLRTENQRLRQENEMWNREGGRRGGQPGS, via the exons ATGAAAGATTGGGAACAGAAGAAGGTGGCTTCTCCAAACCAACCACCACCAgctgccctggaggaggccaag ATCTCTGGCACTTGTGGGAGCCCCCGAACATCCCCTGAGCCTCATGACCCTGGAGGTTCCCGGCCCCTGACCCCTAGGATGGAGAGCCACTCAGAGGAGGAAGACCGTCCTGGGGCTGGCGGTGGTCTGGGCTGGAATGGTAGGAGTCCCCGCTCCCAGAGCCTAGGGGCTTGTTCCGCAGAGGCCATGCTGGCCCGGAAGAAACACCGCCGTCGGCCCTCAAAGCGCAAGCGACACTGGCGGCCCTACTTGGAGCTCAGCTGGGCTGAAAAGCAACAGCGGGATGAGAGGCAGAGCCAGCGGGCCTCCCGGGTCCGAGAGGAGATGTTCGCCAAAGGCCAGCCTGTAGCACCCTACAACACCACCCAGTTCCTGATGAACGACCGAGACCCCGAGGAGCCCAACCTGGATGTGCCCCAGGGGGCCTCCCACCCAGGCTCCAGCGGGGAGAGTGAGGCCGGGGACAGTGACGGGCAGGGCCGTGCTCGTGGGGAGTTCCAGCAGAAGGATTTCTCCGAGGCCTACGAGCGGTATCACACCGAGAGCCTGCAGGGCCGCAGCAAGGAGGAACTGGTGCGAGACTACCTGGATCTGGAGAGGCGGCTGTCCCAAGCCGAGGAGGAGATGAGGAGGCTGCGGCAGCTGCGGGGATGCACCAGCTGGCGCCCCTGTTACCAAGTGGAGGAACTGGCCGCCGAGGTAGAGAGGCTCCGGACGGAGAACCAGCGACTTCGGCAGGAGAATGAGATGTGGAACCGAGAAGGCGGCCGCCGTGGTGGGCAGCCGGGCAGCTAG